A single Augochlora pura isolate Apur16 chromosome 2, APUR_v2.2.1, whole genome shotgun sequence DNA region contains:
- the LOC144478259 gene encoding cilia- and flagella-associated protein 43-like, which translates to MDSKVQKDTWRPYWVRGGHVEDMIFIGKDVIAWCIGVHIIFFNVAQQKESIRWCCNSEVGEGAHCLSGHSSLSIFCFAERVSNPKILVYSYPSMTLIAECTGGTRNKYLSTAFTARDHMVSIGWYPNFPLVVWAWRTGEKIARVTTFMYDQVGEILRITQVGLTVAAQMGRTCGRLYTWELDIVGKNVTLQGEQLQDNVSRPLTRAMWENLLQCTLYDNFIKRHPLFSDHEIKLPHHDPIAWVDWSSTSLEPLLAITDRNGHIYLSNYDGSNVYRIVLSQRCGICLEYESPIIKWFGEGLILRTTFCQIRYYSKNAKTQKWNMTWYVKLETKPCLLITHPVKTDWCFYHTFEGFLMEIIMPKSGDYPMVENCLNYGASFKFMDFLYPWCHHVVGTDDLKELVVLESFSGSQLTTIDLEIQSEITCQLSHLDYPMIVVGTQQGELIFVSFAAPEEPKIVAFLRLQEGPLDLIKLSYSGRSLIAAETQRGNCYCINLRPEKAFTVLGMVQSHKRINDVLIYEGAKKMIVLLLLAHKKQPVLGQNLRLYVVPEGKDLVEEFAENFDLSGTYYNLWHHPSNAMMLVGTPYMTRQLRVQKLQDFKSISLVDGLLTGHLVKMANLFVDKQWLTSTAFDGMVYVRDKTLRKVTACFLSHHRADFGSVKAVANKIGDLIVVMGYDGSLVAMTQVQFISLTIKILVRLQLMPLLPPAQDNISSCPADAQCLYRVDYTLYDKNEKKVQSDYASLSSELNEMLSGPRYQFPDPEENGEKTWFDWRNAAQLQREVAQCEEERSQILTDFEVLKGKVKALLDANEICPEIERLPVSAFDLDRAGRDQKLKTGRNQCEDLHLELEHGIGEMKRVSYWLKETFWDPQKVIGKCLVAILGNRVVANYPAVEGDPRTAELLEFSQFSKDSVSMIIDEDTFQPWKLYTDEELEVELNKCVKLHHEVDIKMDMLLEEEEDEKVISEVALAKMRAFEGTIAHQFIELSPCYSQMESYGFGHVLVNNRFLLHDCEKIRSYFNTAFEEVYAQKEREMNVIRDRIERICYINSELQTMFSGRVSYIPEDPTWHWQESPEGVVKVFDHEVKAKPYISPSQQELLDRQAAEAERIRRLLLADDFRERALMTMMDGVLEVRWEDVIKIDVPKPACMLEKRPEDFTEDDILAVKKYEKDVQFLREERERYNRKLEAEYTKVMGLLQEGIDKFNTKLDQLFRLKMNIESAINQMHLRYVRGCLRNYRRMVSLREEEKIKKQVSSKEKYLVILQNNMEIFKSLHQELWMQHELITAREKTLSKRFKGEFSTMNKFHVDLLDRQYRRRPRVNLKNLSSAEFADLVAHVSVRSRLVYLAHDCKEYLKALDQLDTRPSVLPMSLDSADWEHLVKVRRYKIESELKLRAKEAEIADAERVIEGFRKKIEKCMADIEQIKENLGENRRQRTVSELDLEMQFVMKMGQVEVELTGDFENTRNVVLVTRDEILAVNVLIEAAGQCKLEALSRLLDFQRGTKLKEWIHGCRKKQLSDLQEDLRFLGVVTVTKEMQQYLKRKAKNLPDDKTFERMTVDVEAAKAQCEKLMESRKARLASIQKDIAITRSKNEELDRQIFDLNVSRCDMELHRDHIAEARQRQHTERKIRMVMRRSNLIKKLQDNYAELLELQTLHELLRLRRYPTLHFKFLDDNDK; encoded by the exons ATGGACTCAAAAGTGCAGAAGGACACCTGGCGACCCTACTGGGTTCGCGGAGGTCATGTCGAAGATATGATCTTCATCGGCAAGGACGTGATCGCCTGGTGCATCGGCGTGCACATCATATTTTTCAACGTGGCGCAACAAAAGGAGTCGATTCGATGGTGCTGCAACAGCGAGGTTGGCGAGGGTGCACACTGTTTATCAGGTCACTCGAGTCTGTCGATCTTCTGTTTCGCCGAGAGGGTGAGCAACCCGAAAATCTTGGTCTACTCGTATCCGTCCATGACCCTGATCGCCGAGTGCACGGGCGGCACCAGAAATAAGTACCTGTCCACTGCGTTCACTGCTCGGGACCATATGGTGTCCATTGGATGGTACCCAAACTTCCCGCTGGTCGTCTGGGCCTGGAGGACCGGAGAGAAGATCGCCAGAGTGACCACGTTCATGTACGACCAAGTTGGGGAGATCTTGAGGATCACTCAGGTTGGACTTACCGTGGCTGCTCAGATGGGCAGGACCTGTGGCAGATTGTACACCTGGGAGTTGGACATTGTCGGGAAGAACGTGACCCTGCAAGGTGAACAACTACA GGATAACGTGAGCAGACCTCTGACAAGGGCGATGTGGGAGAATTTACTGCAATGCACTTTATACGACAATTTCATCAAAAGACATCCTCTTTTTTCAGACCACGAGATAAAACTGCCGCACCACGATCCAATCGCGTGGGTGGACTGGTCCTCAACCTCGCTGGAGCCTCTGCTGGCCATCACCGACAGGAACGGTCACATCTACCTCAGTAACTACGATGGCTCCAACGTTTACCGTATCGTCCTCTCCCAGCGCTGTGGTATTTGTCTAGAGTACGAGTCACCGATCATCAAGTGGTTCGGCGAGGGGCTCATCCTGCGCACTACCTTCTGCCAAATCCGATATTACTCGAAGAACGCGAAAACTCAGAAGTGGAATATGACGTGGTACGTCAAACTAGAGACCAAACCGTGCCTCCTCATAACCCACCCCGTCAAGACCGACTGGTGCTTTTATCACACGTTCGAGGGCTTCCTGATGGAGATCATTATGCCGAAAAGTGGCGATTATCCGATGGTGGAGAATTGCCTGAATTACGGTGCCAGTTTCAAGTTCATGGACTTCTTGTACCCCTGGTGTCATCACGTGGTCGGCACAGACGATTTGAAAGAGTTGGTCGTGCTGGAGTCTTTCAGTGGCAGTCAGCTGACTACCATTGATCTAGAGATCCAGAGCGAGATCACTTGTCAACTCTCGCATCTTGATTATCCGATGATCGTTGTGGGGACTCAGCAGGGTGAACTGATTTTTGTGAGCTTCGCGGCCCCTGAGGAACCGAAGATCGTTGCCTTCCTGCGGCTGCAGGAAGGACCTCTGGATTTGATCAAGTTGTCTTACAGTGGAAG ATCATTGATAGCCGCGGAAACTCAGCGCGGCAATTGCTACTGCATCAACTTGCGTCCAGAAAAAGCGTTCACAGTGCTAGGCATGGTGCAATCCCACAAAAGAATCAACGACGTGTTGATATACGAAGGCGCCAAGAAAATGATTGTGCTCTTGCTTTTGGCCCATAAGAAACAACCGGTCTTAGGCCAGAACCTGAGGTTATACGTTGTTCCAGAAGGCAAAGATCTCGTCGAAGAGTTTGccgaaaattttgatttatctGGAACCTACTACAACTTATGGCATCATCCCTCCAACGCGATGATGCTCGTAGGAACGCCATACATGACGCGACAGTTACGGGTCCAGAAACTTCAGGATTTCAAGAGTATAAGCTTGGTGGACGGCCTGCTGACTGGTCACCTTGTCAAGATGGCGAACCTCTTCGTTGATAAACAATGGTTAACCAGCACTGCTTTTGACGGTATGGTCTATGTGAGAGACAAGACCCTGCGCAAGGTAACTGCTTGCTTCCTGTCGCACCATAGAGCGGACTTTGGTAGCGTGAAGGCTGTTGCAAATAAGATCGGAGACCTGATCGTGGTTATGGGGTATGATGGATCCTTGGTCGCCATGACACAGGTTCAATTTATATCTCTGACTATCAAAATATTAG TTCGGTTGCAATTAATGCCTCTTCTTCCTCCAGCGCAGGATAATATATCCTCGTGTCCTGCAGATGCTCAATGTCTTTATCGCGTGGACTATACTCTCTACGACAAGAACGAGAAAAAGGTTCAATCGGACTACGCCAGTCTCTCTTCAGAACTTAATGAAATGCTGTCAGGTCCAAGGTATCAGTTCCCCGACCCTGAAGAAAACGGAGAGAAGACGTGGTTCGACTGGAGAAATGCAGCTCAACTGCAGAGAGAAGTAGCCCAGTGCGAGGAAGAGAGATCGCAGATTCTGACGGACTTCGAAGTGCTAAAGGGCAAGGTGAAGGCTCTGTTGGATGCTAATGAGATCTGTCCAGAGATCGAGAGACTTCCGGTGTCTGCGTTCGACTTGGACAGAGCCGGACGAGATCAGAAATTGAAGACCGGTCGTAATCAGTGCGAGGATCTTCATCTGGAGCTTGAACATGGCATTGGCGAGATGAAGAGAGTGTCGTATTGGTTGAAGGAGACTTTTTGGGATCCTCAGAAAGTGATAGGCAAGTGTTTGGTCGCCATCCTTGGTAACAGAGTAGTGGCTAACTATCCTGCGGTCGAGGGTGACCCGAGGACCGCGGAGTTACTGGAGTTCTCTCAGTTTTCCAAGGACAGTGTCTCGATGATCATCGACGAGGACACTTTCCAGCCCTGGAAGCTGTATACGGATGAAGAGCTGGAGGTGGAGCTTAACAAGTGCGTGAAACTGCATCACGAAGTGGATATCAAGATGGATATGTTGctggaggaggaagaggatgAGAAGGTGATCTCCGAGGTGGCATTGGCGAAGATGAGGGCTTTCGAGG GGACCATTGCACACCAGTTCATCGAGTTGTCACCCTGTTATTCTCAAATGGAGTCTTACGGATTCGGTCACGTGTTGGTGAACAATCGTTTCCTGTTACACGATTGCGAAAAAATACGCAGTTACTTTAACACGGCGTTTGAAGAAGTATACGCTCAGAAGGAGAGGGAAATGAATGTGATAAGAGATAGGATTGAGAGGATATGTTACATCAATTCAGAGTTGCAGACAATGTTCAGTGGAAGAGTTTCCTACATACCTGAGGATCCTACTTGGCACTGGCAG GAGAGCCCAGAAGGCGTTGTCAAGGTGTTCGATCACGAGGTAAAGGCGAAACCGTACATTTCGCCGTCGCAGCAAGAACTCCTAGACAGACAGGCGGCCGAGGCAGAGCGGATCAGGCGGTTGTTGCTGGCCGATGATTTTCGCGAGCGCGCCTTAATGACGATGATGGACGGCGTGCTGGAGGTTCGATGGGAGGACGTCATCAAGATTGACGTTCCCAAGCCCGCCTGCATGCTTGAGAAGCGACCGGAAGACTTCACCGAGGACGACATACTCGCCGTGAAGAAGTACGAAAAAGACGTGCAGTTCCTGCGGGAGGAACGCGAACGGTATAATAGGAAGCTGGAGGCGGAGTACACCAAGGTCATGGGACTTTTGCAGGAAGGAATCGACAAATTCAACACTAAGCTCGATCAACTCTTTCGG CTGAAGATGAACATCGAGTCGGCCATAAATCAGATGCATCTGCGATACGTCCGCGGTTGCTTGCGCAACTATCGTCGAATGGTATCCCTGCGCGAGGAAGAGAAGATCAAGAAGCAGGTCTCGAGTAAAGAGAAATACTTGGTCATCTTGCAGAACAACATGGAAATCTTCAAAAGCCTGCACCAAGAGTTGTGGATGCAGCACGAGTTGATAACGGCTCGCGAGAAGACGTTGTCCAAGCGATTCAAGGGCGAGTTCTCTACAATGAACAAGTTCCACGTGGATCTTTTAGATCGCCAGTACAGACGTCGACCCAGAGTCAATTTGAAAAACCTAAGTTCTGCCGAGTTCGCGGATCTGGTAGCTCACGTATCAGTTAGGTCCAGACTTGTGTACCTTGCGCACGATTGCAAGGAGTACCTGAAGGCTCTAGACCAGTTAGACACTCGGCCAAGCGTCCTCCCGATGTCGTTGGATTCTGCCGATTGGGAGCATTTGGTTAAGGTGCGAAGGTACAAGATCGAGTCAGAGTTGAAGCTCAGAGCGAAGGAAGCGGAGATCGCGGACGCTGAGAGAGTGATCGAAGGATTTAGGAAGAAGATCGAGAAGTGCATGGCTGATATCGAGCAGATCAAAGAGAACCTCGGTGAGAATCGACGGCAGAGAACGGTCAGTGAATTGGATCTGGAGATGCAGTTTGTGATGAAGATGGGGCAGGTGGAGGTCGAGTTGACCGGAGACTTTGAGAACACTAGGAACGTGGTATTGGTGACCAGGGATGAGATACTGGCGGTGAACGTGTTGATAGAGGCTGCTGGTCAGTGCAAGCTGGAGGCTCTTTCACGACTATTGGACTTCCAAAGAG GCACGAAATTGAAAGAGTGGATCCATGGCTGCCGCAAGAAGCAGCTGAGCGATCTGCAGGAGGACTTGCGTTTCCTCGGAGTAGTGACGGTGACCAAGGAGATGCAACAGTATCTAAAGCGAAAAGCCAAGAACCTTCCCGACGACAAGACCTTCGAGCGGATGACCGTGGACGTGGAAGCCGCGAAGGCGCAGTGCGAAAAGTTGATGGAGAGCCGCAAAGCTCGACTGGCCTCCATACAAAAGGACATCGCGATCACCAGGAGCAAGAACGAGGAACTCGATCGGCAGATCTTCGATCTGAACGTGTCGAGGTGCGACATGGAGCTTCACCGCGATCATATCGCCGAGGCAAGACAGCGACAACACACGGAGAGGAAGATCAGAATGGTCATGAGGCGATCCAATCTGATCAAGAAGCTGCAGGATAATTACGCGGAGCTGTTGGAGCTGCAGACCTTGCACGAGTTGCTCAGACTGAGACGATACCCCACGCTCCACTTCAAGTTCCTCGACGACAACGACAAGTAG